In Oryza brachyantha chromosome 2, ObraRS2, whole genome shotgun sequence, a single window of DNA contains:
- the LOC102702250 gene encoding uncharacterized protein LOC102702250: MATTASSSSPPLASASSSGHFLPCPRRRSRRARPRLRLRLRAGSSLKEWGDFEDAVRSRDLPRALRFLQSVEPPPAGSAGAVARAPLPVPPGRDWEVLDACIDADDMRLVGRAYQFLADRGVLAGFGKCKNIVLEGPREVTPTVLKEMTGLEATKLAPKKWGLSGSSSYVLIGFLGGVSYLLTQGVDLRPNLAAILGLVTADAMFLGGTCAAQISCFWPPYKRRILVHEAGHLLTAYLMGCPIRGVILDPFVALRMGIQGQAGTQFWDEKMEKELADGRLSITAFDRYCMILFAGIAAEALVYGEAEGGENDENLFRSLCILLDPPLSVAQMANRARWSVMQSYNLLKWHKKAHRAAAKALESGYSLSTVIRRIEEAISSDR, translated from the exons ATGGcgaccaccgcctcctcctcctccccgcccctcgcctccgcctcctcctccggccactTCCTGCcttgcccgcgccgccggagccggagggcccgccctcgcctccgcctccgcctccgggcGGGCTCCTCCCTCAAGGAGTGGGGGGACTTCGAGGACGCCGTCAGGAGCCGGGACCTCCCCCGCGCGCTCCGCTTCCTGCAGTCCGTCGAGCCTCCCCCGGCGGGGTCCGCCGGGGCCGTGGCGCGGGCGCCGCTCCCCGTGCCCCCCGGGAGGGACTGGGAGGTGCTGGACGCCTGCATCGACGCCGACGACATGCGGCTCGTGGGTCGGGCGTACCAGTTCCTCGCGGACCGCGGGGTGCTCGCCGGCTTCGGCAAGTGCAAGAACATCG TTTTGGAGGGGCCAAGAGAAGTCACACCAACTGTTCTGAAGGAGATGACAGGTTTGGAAG CTACAAAGCTTGCACCGAAGAAGTGGGGTCTCTCAGGAAGTTCTTCTTATGTTCTTATTGGATTTCTTGGAGGTGTATCTTATCTTCTAACTCAAGGAGTAGATTTACGGCCTAACTTGGCTGCCATATTGGGATTAGTAACAGCAGATGCAATGTTTCTTGGTGGTACTTGTGCTGCTCAAATTTCATGTTTTTGGCCTCCTTACAAGCGCCGGATCCTTGTACATGAAGCAGGCCATCTTCTTACCG CTTATCTAATGGGTTGCCCCATACGAGGAGTCATTTTAGATCCATTTGTGGCATTGCGAATGGGCATTCAAGGCCAG GCAGGGACTCAGTTCTGGGatgaaaaaatggaaaaagaaCTTGCCGACGGCCGTCTGTCAATAACAGCATTTGACAG ATATTGCATGATTTTATTCGCTGGAATTGCTGCAGAAGCACTCGTTTATGGGGAGGCAGAAGGGGGAGAAAATGATGAAAATCTGTTCAGGAGTTTGTGCATTCTACTAGATCCCCCACTCTCTGTTGCTCAG ATGGCAAATCGAGCTCGGTGGTCAGTCATGCAATCCTACAACCTTTTAAAGTGGCACAAGAAAGCGCATAGAGCTGCTGCCAAAGCACTGGAAAGTGGATATAGTCTTAGCACCGTTATTAGGAGAATAGAAGAAGCCATCTCCTCTGACAGATAG